Proteins encoded within one genomic window of Natator depressus isolate rNatDep1 chromosome 1, rNatDep2.hap1, whole genome shotgun sequence:
- the LOC141987536 gene encoding tubulin alpha chain-like codes for MQRECISVHIGQAGVQMGNACWELYCLEHGIQPNGIICLEKSLGQADSSFGTFFSETGSGKHVPRALFIDLEPTVIDEIRTGTYRSLFHPEQLISGKEDAANNYARGHYTIGKEIIDPVIDRTRKMADQCSGLQGFLVFHSFGGGTGSGFTSLLMERLSVEFGKKSKLEFSVYPAPRVSTAVVEPYNSILTTHTTLEHSDCSFMVDNEAIYDICNRNLNIERPSYTNLNRLIAQIVSSITVSLRFDGALNVDLTEFQTNLVPYPRIHFPLTTYAPIVSAERAYHEQLSVPEITNACFEFSNQMVKCDPRRGKYMACCLLYRGDVVPKDVNAAIAAVKTRRSIQFVDWCPTGFKVGINYQPPTVVPGGDLAKVQRAVCMLSNTTAIAEAWARLDHKFDLMYAKRAFVHWYVGEGMEEGEFSEAREDMAALEKDYEEVGRDSADGDEEVEEGEDY; via the exons atgcagcgGGAGTGTATTTCTGTCCACATTGGCCAGGCTGGCGTGCAGATGGGCAATGCCTGCTGGGAGCTGTACTGTCTGGAGCATGGGATCCAGCCAAATGGAATCATCTGTTTGGAGAAGTCCTTGGGGCAAGCTGATTCTTCCTTTGGGACCTTCTTCAGCGAGACTGGGTCAGGGAAGCATGTGCCCAGAGCACTGTTCATAGACCTGGAACCCACAGTTATTG ATGAGATCCGAACTGGGACCTACCGCTCCCTGTTCCATCCTGAGCAGCTGATCAGTGGCAAGGAGGATGCTGCCAACAACTATGCCCGTGGCCACTACACCATTGGGAAGGAAATCATAGATCCTGTGATTGATAGGACTCGTAAAATG GCTGACCAGTGCAGTGGCCTTCAAGGGTTCCTGGTCTTCCACAGCTTCGGAGGAGGCACAGGCTCTGGATTCACATCCCTCTTGATGGAGCGTCTCTCAGTGGAGTTTGGGAAGAAGTCCAAGCTGGAGTTCTCGGTGTACCCTGCCCCACGGGTCTCCACTGCGGTGGTGGAACCCTACAATTCCATCCTGACCACCCACACCACACTGGAGCACTCGGACTGTTCTTTCATGGTGGACAACGAGGCCATTTATGACATCTGCAACCGGAACCTCAATATCGAGCGTCCCTCCTACACCAACCTGAACAGGCTGATAGCCCAGATAGTGTCGTCCATCACTGTTTCCCTGAGGTTTGATGGTGCCTTGAATGTGGATCTCACTGAATTCCAAACTAACTTGGTGCCTTATCCCCGCATACACTTCCCCCTCACTACCTATGCCCCCATAGTCTCTGCAGAGAGAGCCTACCACGAGCAGCTCTCGGTGCCTGAAATCACCAATGCTTGCTTTGAGTTCTCCAACCAGATGGTGAAATGTGACCCTCGCCGAGGCAAATACATGGCTTGCTGCCTGCTGTACCGGGGGGATGTGGTGCCCAAGGATGTGAATGCAGCTATAGCAGCTGTCAAAACCAGGAGGTCTATCCAGTTTGTGGACTGGTGCCCAACTGGGTTTAAGGTGGGCATCAATTACCAGCCCCCCACGGTGGTGCCGGGGGGAGACCTGGCTAAAGTGCAGCGGGCCGTCTGCATGCTGAGCAACACCACGGCTATTGCAGAAGCCTGGGCCCGGCTGGATCACAAGTTTGACCTGATGTACGCGAAACGGGCCTTTGTGCATtggtatgtgggggaggggatggaggagggggagtTCTCCGAAGCCAGGGAGGACATGGCTGCTCTCGAGAAGGACTATGAGGAAGTTGGCAGGGACTCTGCAGATGGGgatgaggaggtggaggagggagaagatTATTAA